A window of Xylophilus sp. GW821-FHT01B05 contains these coding sequences:
- a CDS encoding DUF2501 domain-containing protein: MTFRNTLFAAALCAAIGAVPAHADLLGNLKDKVGGGGSSSGNSGGGLGLPSGLGGSGGSAAGMAALGMPAIGGNTASNAAGVIEYCVKNNYLQGGAQGVKDKLLGKVGLGGQQAEQDSGYQSGVTGMLKGSNGSSFDMGKLQSKVKEKACDYVLQQGQSLL, translated from the coding sequence ATGACTTTCCGTAACACCCTTTTTGCCGCCGCCCTGTGCGCGGCCATTGGCGCAGTGCCCGCGCATGCCGACCTGCTCGGCAACCTGAAGGACAAGGTCGGGGGCGGCGGCAGTAGCAGTGGGAATTCCGGCGGTGGCCTTGGCCTGCCGTCGGGTCTGGGTGGCAGTGGCGGCAGTGCTGCTGGCATGGCCGCACTGGGCATGCCGGCCATCGGTGGCAATACCGCCAGCAATGCCGCAGGCGTCATCGAGTACTGCGTCAAGAACAACTATCTGCAGGGCGGCGCCCAAGGGGTCAAAGACAAACTGCTGGGCAAGGTCGGCCTGGGCGGCCAGCAGGCAGAGCAGGATTCCGGCTACCAAAGCGGCGTGACCGGCATGCTCAAGGGCAGCAACGGCAGCTCTTTTGACATGGGCAAGCTGCAGTCCAAGGTCAAGGAAAAGGCTTGCGACTACGTGCTGCAGCAGGGACAGTCGCTGCTTTGA
- a CDS encoding IclR family transcriptional regulator C-terminal domain-containing protein produces MAIERADFIEGMAKGMAVLESFDTERQRLNATLAAQRAGITRAAARRHLLTLTHLGYLETDGSYFWLSPKVLRFSGSYLASARLPRVLQPTLNRLAAQTQQSFSGVVLDGDEVVIVAQSGVHGAPVRVLAYGLHLGARLPAHATSTGRMLLSALDAPAFKAWCTGRTLPRLTPHTVTQLAGFRKIVAQARADDYCLSSEEHELDVHALAVPLRNMQGRTVAALNVVASPQRITAQQLRQESLPLLMAAARELRGLL; encoded by the coding sequence ATGGCAATCGAACGCGCAGACTTCATCGAAGGCATGGCCAAGGGCATGGCGGTGCTGGAGAGCTTCGACACCGAGCGCCAGCGGCTTAACGCCACGCTGGCGGCCCAGCGCGCCGGCATCACGCGCGCGGCGGCGCGGCGGCATTTGCTCACGCTCACGCACCTGGGCTATCTGGAAACCGATGGCAGCTACTTCTGGCTGTCGCCGAAGGTGCTGCGCTTCTCTGGCAGCTACCTGGCATCGGCCCGCTTGCCGCGGGTGCTGCAGCCCACGCTTAACCGCCTGGCGGCGCAGACGCAGCAGTCCTTCTCTGGCGTGGTGCTGGACGGCGACGAGGTGGTGATCGTGGCGCAAAGCGGCGTGCATGGCGCGCCGGTGCGGGTGCTGGCCTACGGCCTGCACCTGGGCGCGCGCTTGCCGGCGCATGCCACCTCCACCGGCCGCATGCTGCTGTCGGCACTGGACGCGCCCGCCTTCAAGGCCTGGTGCACCGGCCGCACGCTGCCACGGCTCACGCCGCATACCGTGACCCAACTGGCGGGCTTTCGCAAGATCGTGGCGCAGGCGCGCGCCGACGACTACTGCCTGTCTTCAGAAGAGCACGAGCTGGATGTGCACGCGCTGGCCGTGCCGCTGCGCAACATGCAGGGACGCACCGTGGCGGCGCTCAACGTCGTCGCCTCGCCCCAGCGCATCACGGCGCAGCAGCTGCGCCAGGAGTCGCTACCGCTGCTGATGGCGGCCGCGCGTGAGTTGCGCGGCTTGCTGTAA
- the pobA gene encoding 4-hydroxybenzoate 3-monooxygenase, whose translation MRTQVAIIGAGPAGLLLGQLLFKAGIDNIIVERQGGDYVLGRIRAGVLEQTTLDLLDQAGVGARAHAEGLPHDGIELLFQGARHRIDLHALSGGKRVTVYGQTEVTRDLMEARAAEGLTTVYEAKNVSLHDFDGAAPRVRYEKDGATHEIECDFIAGCDGYHGVSRQSVPAEALHTYERVYPFGWLGVLADVPPVSHELIYANTARGFALCSMRSATRSRYYVQVPADDKVENWNDGLFWDELRRRLDPEAREHLVTGPSLEMSIAPLRSFVAEPMRFGRLFLAGDAAHIVPPTGAKGLNLAASDVGFLHDALAEHYQDKSAAGIDGYSARCLRRVWKAERFSWWFTSLMHRFPEAGEFGQKIQEAELDYLVHSTAAATSLAENYVGLPMERAMR comes from the coding sequence ATGCGCACCCAGGTCGCCATCATCGGCGCTGGCCCGGCCGGGCTTTTGCTGGGCCAACTGCTGTTCAAGGCCGGCATCGACAACATCATCGTGGAGCGCCAGGGCGGCGACTATGTGCTGGGCCGCATCCGCGCCGGCGTGCTGGAGCAGACCACGCTGGACTTGCTGGACCAGGCCGGCGTAGGCGCCCGCGCGCATGCCGAAGGGCTGCCGCACGACGGCATAGAGCTGCTGTTCCAGGGCGCGCGCCACCGCATCGACCTGCATGCGCTGAGCGGCGGCAAGCGCGTGACCGTCTACGGCCAGACCGAGGTCACGCGCGACCTGATGGAGGCCCGCGCCGCCGAAGGGCTGACGACCGTCTACGAGGCCAAGAACGTCAGCCTGCATGACTTCGACGGCGCAGCGCCCCGTGTGCGCTACGAGAAGGACGGCGCCACGCACGAGATCGAATGCGACTTCATCGCCGGCTGCGACGGCTACCACGGCGTGAGCCGCCAGAGCGTGCCGGCCGAGGCGCTGCACACCTATGAGCGCGTCTACCCCTTTGGCTGGCTGGGCGTGTTGGCGGATGTGCCGCCGGTGTCGCACGAGCTGATCTACGCCAACACCGCGCGCGGCTTTGCGCTGTGCAGCATGCGCAGTGCCACGCGCAGCCGCTACTACGTGCAGGTGCCGGCCGACGACAAGGTCGAGAACTGGAACGACGGCCTGTTCTGGGACGAGCTGCGCCGCCGCCTCGACCCCGAGGCACGCGAGCACCTGGTCACCGGCCCATCGCTGGAGATGAGCATTGCGCCGCTGCGCAGCTTTGTGGCCGAGCCGATGCGCTTTGGCCGCCTGTTCCTGGCCGGCGACGCCGCGCACATCGTGCCGCCCACCGGCGCCAAGGGGCTGAACCTGGCGGCCTCCGACGTGGGCTTTTTGCATGATGCGCTGGCCGAGCACTACCAGGACAAAAGCGCGGCCGGCATCGATGGCTATTCCGCGCGCTGCCTGCGCCGCGTGTGGAAGGCCGAGCGCTTCTCGTGGTGGTTCACCTCGCTAATGCACCGCTTCCCCGAGGCCGGCGAATTCGGCCAGAAGATCCAGGAGGCCGAGCTGGACTACCTGGTGCATTCCACGGCTGCGGCTACCTCGCTGGCAGAGAACTATGTCGGCCTGCCCATGGAGCGCGCCATGCGCTGA
- a CDS encoding ABC transporter ATP-binding protein — protein sequence MPHHTPPATGTLHARQLRGRLPGSFDLDLHPGKCTVLTGPSGSGKSLLLRMLADLDPNTGDVRIGNQTRDSMPAAVWRRQVGYVPADAGWWADMVGAHFDPPSAARELLPTVGLRPELLDAPVAQLSTGERQRMALLRAITRQPRFLLLDEPTSALDADSVALVEALLQRLRSEGMGLLVVSHDPAQAQRLADRHLKLTPTGLEAAT from the coding sequence ATGCCGCACCACACCCCGCCCGCCACCGGCACGCTGCATGCGCGGCAGCTGCGGGGCCGGCTGCCAGGCTCTTTCGACCTGGACTTGCACCCCGGCAAATGCACCGTGCTGACCGGCCCCTCGGGCAGCGGCAAGAGCCTGCTGCTGCGCATGCTGGCCGATTTGGACCCCAACACTGGCGATGTGCGCATTGGCAACCAAACGCGCGACAGCATGCCGGCTGCAGTCTGGCGCCGGCAGGTCGGCTATGTGCCGGCCGACGCTGGCTGGTGGGCCGATATGGTGGGCGCGCATTTCGACCCGCCCTCTGCCGCGCGCGAATTGCTGCCCACCGTGGGCCTGCGGCCCGAACTGCTGGACGCGCCGGTAGCCCAGCTCTCGACCGGCGAGCGCCAGCGCATGGCGCTGCTGCGCGCCATCACGCGGCAGCCGCGCTTTCTGCTGTTGGACGAGCCCACCTCGGCACTGGACGCCGACAGCGTGGCGCTGGTCGAGGCCTTGCTGCAGCGCCTTAGATCCGAGGGCATGGGCCTGCTGGTGGTATCGCACGACCCGGCCCAGGCGCAGCGGCTGGCGGATCGGCACCTGAAGCTCACGCCCACGGGACTGGAGGCCGCCACATGA
- a CDS encoding ABC transporter permease, producing the protein MTQVIVLSPGDLALAALLVLASAGLSMLLALRLQRPLLIAAARMVVQLLLVGFFLQRVFAISSAWLTGAVIVAMLLAASREVGARQERRLAGLWHYALGGLPIVAATVGIALLALTTALKPQPWYDARHAIPLVGIVLGTVMNSASLALHHVFSTVTRERSAIEAQLALGADRYTAFSDIARRATRAGVLPVMNQMAAAGIITLPGIMTGQVLAGMDPMEAAKYQILLMFLLASGGFLASAGAVYLAVWRLTDERDRLRLDRLE; encoded by the coding sequence ATGACGCAGGTGATCGTGCTGAGCCCGGGCGACCTGGCGCTGGCCGCGCTGCTGGTGCTGGCCAGCGCCGGGCTGTCGATGCTGCTGGCGTTGCGGCTGCAGCGCCCTTTGCTGATCGCGGCGGCGCGCATGGTGGTGCAGTTGCTGCTGGTCGGCTTCTTTCTGCAGCGGGTGTTTGCCATTTCTTCGGCCTGGCTGACCGGTGCCGTCATCGTCGCCATGCTGCTGGCTGCCAGCCGCGAGGTGGGGGCGCGGCAAGAGCGCCGGCTGGCCGGCCTGTGGCACTACGCGCTGGGCGGCCTGCCCATCGTGGCGGCGACCGTGGGCATTGCGCTGCTGGCGCTCACCACCGCCCTCAAGCCCCAGCCCTGGTACGACGCGCGCCACGCCATTCCGCTGGTGGGCATCGTGCTGGGCACGGTGATGAATTCGGCCAGCCTGGCGCTGCACCACGTCTTCTCGACCGTGACGCGCGAGCGCAGCGCCATCGAGGCGCAACTGGCGCTGGGCGCAGACCGCTACACCGCCTTTAGCGACATCGCGCGCCGCGCCACGCGTGCCGGCGTGCTGCCGGTGATGAACCAGATGGCTGCGGCCGGCATCATCACCCTGCCCGGCATCATGACCGGCCAGGTGCTGGCCGGCATGGACCCGATGGAGGCGGCCAAGTACCAGATCCTGCTGATGTTCTTGCTGGCGTCGGGTGGCTTCCTGGCCTCGGCCGGCGCGGTGTACCTGGCCGTCTGGCGCCTGACCGATGAGCGCGATCGGCTGCGGCTGGACCGGTTGGAGTGA
- a CDS encoding methylglyoxal synthase, with the protein MTPAPTRRFGLAASRLHRDATQAGLPAWIAASGDGIRRLGLGLHAVGGAYDALAQAGLLQGYAPLVRYPRGREGGLMRLVSRISGGLRPEDELDGIIYLQDPVDPTTTYAEAHALKRQCVTHQKPFVSTLAGAIEWVEVELLHAGLPVQRPQTLFRLETQTAALIAHDALKDRMVAFAEAHFDLLSRYAHRVATGTTGERLNRMAWSRGWPADKPWVQRYLSGPLGGDAQIAELVLDGACHKVIFFEDPHVARQHEADIQLLERAVCSVGEAASCINSPAMAERWALAVERHLAVQALP; encoded by the coding sequence ATGACACCAGCACCCACCCGCCGTTTCGGCCTTGCCGCCAGCCGCTTGCACCGCGACGCCACGCAGGCCGGCCTGCCCGCATGGATCGCCGCCAGTGGCGACGGCATCCGCCGCCTGGGCCTGGGCCTGCATGCGGTTGGCGGCGCCTATGACGCCTTGGCGCAGGCCGGGCTGTTGCAGGGCTATGCGCCGCTGGTGCGCTACCCGCGTGGCCGCGAGGGCGGGCTGATGCGACTGGTGTCGCGCATCTCCGGCGGGCTGCGGCCCGAGGACGAGTTGGACGGCATCATTTACCTGCAAGACCCGGTCGACCCCACCACCACCTATGCCGAGGCGCACGCGCTCAAGCGCCAGTGCGTGACGCACCAGAAGCCTTTTGTGTCCACACTGGCTGGCGCCATCGAGTGGGTGGAGGTCGAGCTGCTGCACGCCGGCCTGCCGGTGCAGCGGCCACAAACGCTGTTCCGCCTGGAGACGCAAACCGCCGCGCTGATCGCCCACGATGCGCTGAAAGACCGCATGGTGGCCTTTGCCGAGGCGCACTTCGATCTGCTGTCGCGCTACGCGCACCGCGTGGCCACCGGCACCACCGGCGAGCGGCTCAACCGCATGGCCTGGTCACGCGGCTGGCCGGCCGACAAGCCTTGGGTGCAGCGCTACCTGAGCGGCCCGCTGGGCGGCGACGCGCAGATCGCCGAGCTGGTGCTGGACGGCGCCTGCCACAAGGTGATCTTCTTCGAAGACCCGCACGTGGCACGCCAGCACGAGGCCGACATCCAACTGCTGGAGCGCGCCGTGTGCAGCGTGGGCGAGGCCGCCTCGTGCATCAACTCACCCGCCATGGCCGAGCGCTGGGCACTGGCGGTAGAGCGGCACTTGGCGGTGCAGGCATTGCCGTAA
- a CDS encoding sigma-70 family RNA polymerase sigma factor, protein MLARYYQELLSFLSRKVSDRATAADLAQESYARVYASQQAGPVVRDPRALLYKTARNLVIDQGRRGDVRARFAEPQDDMASDEPDNTLGPTAFEPDAALQSRQMVNAILATIDGLPPRCRQAFILHKFDGLSHAEVAARMGVSVKMVEQHVRTAVAACRHCRDGINETAPPAPPLRRRRRSHE, encoded by the coding sequence GTGCTTGCGCGCTACTACCAAGAACTGCTGAGCTTTCTGTCCCGCAAGGTGTCCGACCGCGCCACGGCGGCTGACCTGGCGCAGGAAAGCTACGCACGCGTGTATGCGTCGCAGCAGGCCGGCCCCGTGGTCCGCGACCCGCGCGCGCTGCTCTACAAGACGGCCCGCAACCTGGTGATCGACCAGGGCCGGCGTGGCGATGTTCGCGCCCGCTTTGCCGAGCCACAGGACGACATGGCCTCTGACGAGCCAGACAACACGCTCGGGCCCACCGCCTTCGAGCCCGATGCCGCGCTGCAATCGCGGCAGATGGTCAATGCCATCCTGGCCACCATCGACGGCCTGCCGCCGCGCTGCCGCCAGGCCTTCATCCTGCACAAGTTCGACGGGCTGTCGCATGCCGAAGTGGCGGCGCGCATGGGCGTCAGCGTCAAGATGGTCGAACAGCATGTCAGGACTGCCGTGGCGGCGTGCAGGCATTGCCGCGACGGGATCAACGAAACCGCCCCGCCCGCGCCCCCGTTGCGCAGAAGAAGGCGCAGCCACGAATGA
- a CDS encoding FecR domain-containing protein: MSLPQRPSSAPQSIDGDALDWFVRRTGGGFGARDEAAFQTWFKADAQHRSAYARQQAEWTALDRLPAEGLAILRANLADDLAARPATPLRRRFFVPAFSAAAFALVASSAGFMAWNHWQAQPVFAQSFSTQRGQQLEVPLPDGSRLRLDTATRVQVTYYRQRREVRLPEGQAVFSVHGDTARPFEVLAGPVRITVVGTRFSVRHTPGMASAGGVRVAVEEGRVKVERIAPGAAAPPVFLSAGQQIASDAQGVLEPVAPLSTAGIAPWRDKRVSFDNTRLDQVLAELERYGDTRLVLRDPAVASLRVTGTFNPARLDNFARLLPQAAPVRLQAAGDVMEIVRAP, translated from the coding sequence ATGAGCCTGCCGCAACGCCCTTCCTCCGCCCCGCAAAGCATCGACGGTGATGCTCTGGACTGGTTCGTCCGCCGCACAGGCGGCGGCTTTGGCGCGCGCGACGAAGCCGCCTTCCAAACCTGGTTCAAAGCCGATGCCCAGCACCGCAGTGCCTATGCACGCCAACAGGCGGAATGGACTGCGCTCGACCGCTTGCCGGCTGAGGGGCTGGCAATCCTGCGGGCCAACCTGGCGGATGACTTGGCTGCTCGTCCGGCCACGCCGCTGCGTCGCCGCTTCTTCGTGCCTGCCTTCTCTGCCGCAGCCTTTGCCCTGGTGGCAAGCAGTGCCGGCTTCATGGCCTGGAACCACTGGCAGGCCCAGCCGGTGTTCGCCCAGAGCTTCAGCACGCAGCGCGGGCAGCAGCTCGAAGTGCCGCTGCCCGATGGCAGCCGGCTGCGGCTGGACACCGCGACACGTGTGCAAGTCACCTATTACCGCCAGCGCCGGGAAGTGAGACTGCCCGAGGGACAGGCCGTTTTCAGTGTGCATGGCGATACCGCGCGCCCGTTCGAGGTACTGGCCGGGCCGGTGCGCATCACCGTTGTCGGCACGCGTTTCTCGGTGCGCCACACGCCCGGCATGGCGAGCGCCGGCGGGGTGCGCGTGGCGGTGGAAGAAGGCCGCGTCAAGGTCGAGCGCATCGCGCCGGGTGCGGCCGCCCCGCCGGTCTTTTTGTCGGCAGGCCAGCAGATCGCCAGCGACGCCCAGGGCGTGCTGGAGCCGGTGGCGCCCCTCTCTACCGCGGGCATCGCGCCCTGGCGCGACAAGCGCGTGAGCTTCGACAACACCCGCCTCGACCAGGTGCTGGCCGAACTGGAGCGCTACGGCGACACGCGGCTGGTGCTGCGCGACCCGGCCGTGGCCAGCCTGCGCGTGACCGGCACCTTCAACCCCGCGCGCCTGGACAACTTTGCCAGGCTGCTGCCGCAGGCCGCCCCGGTACGGCTGCAGGCAGCCGGGGACGTGATGGAGATCGTCCGCGCGCCATGA